A portion of the Candidatus Flexicrinis proximus genome contains these proteins:
- a CDS encoding oligosaccharide flippase family protein, protein MYRRLATNTVVNIVNLAFNIVINFALAPVFIRALGNEAYGVWVFVASLSVLRGFLRIFDLGIAASVIKYVAEYDSRGDQQGINEVVSASLIVYSIVGSVISAGLLLLGLSAVVALFRIPASQIEVVRVLLAWLALQTIADFLSLSASGTLEGLQRYDITRGSNIVRLLLFAATSIVFLNAGLGVYALALSTSISELARIVIHIYWIRRLMPALRLTRRVSGRVLRAIFSLSSKVFVFALANVVYEQMDKLIISVMLTTTLLTDYDISNRLHTLVFALTTMIGPFVVPMASSLHATNNRDELRRLLIRATLYTGAMTVPTALVTIVLSAPLTLYWLGDEYIHTVPATQLFISYLLFWFLLRAGQNMLIGINRLNVVLPAFILGTVVNLVISVALANSLGVIGVVTGTVIGNLLICWPYFRAFRQEFGVTLRDITHGIGLRIYPQAAAAAVTVWALSNWRAPIGLIEVAIYGAVGLLVFALLFYFSGMPAEERAVLQRFFRRMRQTGHG, encoded by the coding sequence ATGTATCGCCGACTTGCCACAAATACCGTGGTCAACATTGTGAACCTCGCGTTCAACATCGTAATCAATTTCGCGCTCGCTCCGGTCTTCATTCGGGCGCTGGGAAATGAGGCCTACGGTGTTTGGGTATTTGTCGCGTCGCTCTCGGTGCTGCGCGGGTTTCTGCGCATCTTTGATCTGGGTATTGCCGCTTCCGTCATCAAATATGTCGCCGAATACGACTCGCGAGGGGACCAGCAGGGGATCAACGAGGTCGTCAGCGCGTCGCTGATTGTCTACAGCATCGTCGGATCGGTGATATCGGCCGGACTGCTCTTACTGGGTTTATCCGCTGTCGTCGCGCTTTTTCGCATCCCGGCGTCACAGATAGAGGTTGTCCGGGTATTACTCGCCTGGCTTGCGCTGCAAACGATCGCGGATTTTCTGAGCCTCTCGGCATCGGGCACACTCGAGGGACTCCAGCGCTACGATATCACACGCGGATCGAATATCGTCAGGCTCCTTCTGTTCGCAGCGACCAGTATTGTCTTCCTCAATGCCGGGCTGGGTGTTTACGCGCTGGCGCTGTCTACCTCAATCAGCGAGTTGGCGCGCATCGTCATCCACATCTACTGGATCCGCCGGCTTATGCCGGCGCTTCGGCTGACTCGAAGGGTCAGCGGCCGGGTCCTGCGCGCGATATTCAGCCTGAGCAGTAAGGTATTCGTCTTTGCGCTGGCCAATGTCGTCTATGAGCAGATGGACAAACTGATCATCTCGGTGATGCTGACCACGACTCTGCTCACGGACTACGACATCTCCAACCGGCTGCACACGCTGGTTTTTGCGTTGACAACCATGATCGGCCCGTTCGTTGTGCCGATGGCTTCGAGCCTGCACGCCACGAATAATCGTGACGAACTTCGCCGATTACTCATTCGCGCGACACTTTATACAGGGGCAATGACCGTACCCACTGCGCTGGTGACGATCGTACTCAGTGCGCCGCTGACGCTCTATTGGCTCGGCGACGAATACATCCACACGGTCCCCGCCACTCAACTATTCATCAGTTATCTGCTGTTCTGGTTTCTGCTGCGTGCCGGCCAGAATATGCTGATCGGTATCAACCGGCTCAATGTCGTGCTGCCTGCATTCATCCTGGGAACTGTTGTTAACCTCGTTATCAGCGTGGCGCTGGCAAACAGCCTGGGCGTGATTGGTGTCGTGACGGGCACAGTTATTGGCAATCTTCTGATCTGCTGGCCGTATTTTCGCGCATTTCGGCAGGAGTTCGGCGTCACGCTGCGCGACATCACACATGGCATCGGCCTGCGTATCTACCCTCAGGCAGCCGCAGCGGCAGTAACGGTTTGGGCATTGTCGAATTGGCGCGCTCCCATCGGGCTGATCGAAGTCGCGATCTATGGCGCTGTCGGACTTCTCGTGTTTGCGCTATTGTTCTATTTTTCCGGCATGCCCGCTGAAGAACGGGCTGTCTTGCAGCGATTTTTCCGGCGCATGAGGCAAACGGGTCATGGCTAA